One stretch of Gemmatimonadales bacterium DNA includes these proteins:
- a CDS encoding tetratricopeptide repeat protein: MSDEFPALQEEFDRLEEAMRQPVAPADRAAVRGAIVALFKRTESTITDLAAFKERIRELVERFKALPQDGAATARHDHIGASTHVERGWTALAGGDWTTAQAELRHAISLDATSTTAEALLGWALMYQNRNDEALQLCLQVLLREPEHGLARVAVGAICLRKGILGEAIEHLSRAAARSGDARAALYANFWLGVAYLERDMPSDAIEMLRRAVTLGPNLAEGWAELGRALWRKGQHDGAREAWAVGAAIRHSPHAARCRELLDTMAAGGTPPRSPFA, encoded by the coding sequence ATGAGCGACGAGTTTCCGGCGCTGCAGGAGGAATTCGATCGACTCGAGGAAGCGATGCGCCAGCCGGTCGCGCCCGCCGATCGCGCGGCGGTCCGGGGCGCCATCGTCGCACTCTTCAAGCGGACCGAGTCGACGATCACCGACCTCGCTGCATTCAAGGAACGGATCCGGGAACTGGTCGAGCGCTTCAAGGCGTTGCCCCAGGACGGCGCGGCGACGGCACGGCACGATCATATCGGCGCCTCGACACATGTGGAGCGGGGATGGACGGCACTCGCGGGCGGCGACTGGACCACGGCGCAGGCCGAACTGCGGCACGCCATCTCGCTCGACGCGACAAGTACCACTGCGGAAGCGTTGCTGGGTTGGGCATTGATGTATCAGAACCGGAATGACGAGGCGTTGCAGCTATGTCTGCAGGTGTTGCTGCGGGAACCCGAGCACGGGCTCGCGCGCGTTGCCGTGGGTGCCATCTGCCTGCGCAAGGGAATTCTCGGTGAAGCGATCGAGCATCTCTCGCGCGCGGCGGCACGCAGCGGTGATGCGCGCGCTGCGCTCTACGCCAATTTCTGGCTCGGCGTGGCTTACCTCGAACGCGACATGCCCTCCGATGCCATCGAGATGCTGCGGCGCGCCGTGACACTCGGCCCGAACCTCGCGGAAGGGTGGGCCGAACTCGGGCGCGCCCTCTGGCGCAAAGGCCAGCATGACGGCGCACGTGAAGCGTGGGCCGTCGGCGCGGCGATCCGTCATTCGCCTCACGCGGCGCGGTGCCGGGAATTGCTCGACACCATGGCGGCCGGAGGGACTCCGCCACGTTCGCCCTTCGCCTGA
- a CDS encoding tetratricopeptide repeat protein, with amino-acid sequence MAIKGSLKEASLPDVVQLLFLGRRTGCLSVASEHNFGSIWFDEGWITFAGMVSRIDRIGERLVAAGRITAAQLEEAIAAQVAMPGRRLGEMLVHLGLVTAGELESELRRQVEECIYTLFSWTSGTFSFEVGADPDVPDAVLRLNPEGLLLEGARRVDEWSVIAKKITTVDAVYAVDGEPRAAVDDDAQLVESERRVLPFINGINTVREIVDGTGLSEFEICRVLFGLLTAGRLRRVSTAPPPPPREDLSRIDEHRNLGIAFYRTGMLAEAEREFRRVNELRPTDAMAPFYLGLIALRQARWTDAVDFFQRAAERDSSRVAVLHNLALALEASGRLDDAEAALTEALQRNTHDPRLWTAFGLLALRRVDPAHALERFARARDLLGAAQPPARWYWGCGWAQGLSEAWPDAVATMREGVQAFPDHPVLRTTLGVLLEGTGEVGEAEAHLRHALGEDPTIPQISKNLGDLLYRAGRWDEAEEAYDRATKLAPGLGDDIYFKLGNLACRRGDLAAARRHWEEAIRLNPEHALARSNLAGAGAAA; translated from the coding sequence ATGGCGATCAAGGGCTCACTCAAGGAGGCGTCGCTTCCCGATGTGGTGCAGCTGCTCTTCCTCGGGCGGCGCACCGGATGTCTCTCGGTGGCGAGCGAGCACAACTTCGGCTCGATCTGGTTCGACGAAGGATGGATCACCTTCGCGGGGATGGTGTCACGCATCGACCGGATCGGCGAGCGGCTTGTCGCCGCGGGCCGGATCACCGCCGCGCAGCTCGAGGAAGCGATCGCGGCACAGGTCGCTATGCCGGGACGACGTCTCGGCGAGATGCTGGTCCATCTCGGGCTGGTCACCGCCGGCGAACTCGAGAGCGAACTCCGTCGCCAGGTCGAGGAGTGCATCTACACGCTTTTCTCATGGACCAGTGGCACCTTCTCGTTCGAAGTTGGCGCCGATCCCGACGTCCCCGATGCCGTGCTCCGCCTCAATCCGGAAGGGTTGCTCCTCGAGGGGGCGCGACGTGTCGACGAGTGGAGCGTTATCGCCAAGAAGATCACCACTGTCGATGCGGTCTATGCCGTGGACGGCGAGCCGCGCGCCGCGGTCGACGACGATGCCCAGCTGGTGGAGTCGGAACGGCGAGTCCTCCCTTTCATCAACGGGATCAACACGGTTCGTGAGATCGTTGACGGCACCGGCCTCAGCGAATTCGAAATCTGCCGCGTCCTCTTCGGCCTGCTCACCGCGGGTCGCCTGCGGCGCGTCTCGACGGCACCGCCGCCGCCGCCCCGGGAAGACCTGTCGCGGATCGACGAGCATCGCAATCTCGGCATTGCGTTCTATCGCACCGGGATGCTCGCCGAAGCAGAGCGTGAGTTCCGTCGCGTGAATGAACTGCGCCCCACCGATGCGATGGCGCCGTTCTACCTCGGACTGATCGCCCTGCGTCAGGCGCGGTGGACCGACGCTGTCGACTTCTTCCAGCGCGCGGCGGAGCGCGATTCCTCCCGCGTCGCGGTGTTGCACAATCTCGCGCTGGCACTCGAAGCGTCGGGCCGGCTCGACGACGCCGAAGCGGCGCTCACCGAAGCGCTGCAGCGCAACACTCACGATCCGCGGCTGTGGACTGCGTTCGGCCTCCTCGCGCTTCGTCGCGTCGATCCGGCCCACGCGCTCGAACGCTTTGCGCGGGCGCGTGACCTCCTCGGCGCGGCGCAGCCGCCGGCGCGGTGGTATTGGGGATGCGGGTGGGCCCAGGGGCTGTCGGAGGCGTGGCCCGATGCGGTCGCGACGATGCGTGAGGGAGTACAGGCCTTTCCCGATCATCCAGTGCTCCGCACGACCCTCGGCGTGCTCCTCGAGGGGACCGGCGAGGTCGGCGAAGCCGAAGCACATCTCCGTCACGCGCTCGGCGAAGATCCGACGATCCCGCAGATCTCCAAGAATCTCGGCGACCTCCTCTATCGTGCCGGGCGCTGGGACGAGGCGGAAGAGGCGTATGATCGCGCCACCAAGCTCGCCCCGGGCCTGGGTGACGACATCTACTTCAAGCTCGGCAATCTCGCGTGCCGGCGTGGGGACCTCGCGGCGGCGCGCCGGCATTGGGAAGAGGCGATCCGACTCAACCCCGAGCACGCCCTGGCGCGGTCCAACCTCGCCGGCGCCGGAGCCGCTGCATGA
- a CDS encoding DnaA/Hda family protein has product MLNPHARFASFVVGSSNRLAATAAKAVAEAPGAAYNPLFFYARPGLGKTHLLTAIGHEAQSIDAARIVEYVTVDDFVEAYHAALAAGQAEAYRRRFTEAHLVLVDDAQLLSDQRELQSELLRLIDLLMAADRQIVLASDRPPEEIQSLDERLIRRFAGGLVIDIGAPDYETRLAILSRRAGERQIEFFPEVLAAVAELRIGTVRELLGALNRLIAQQAVASSPITADEARRVLATLGHHEPPGAVAPASPSAGTVATQRSSGAPEGRPPAARGDTMDGEFDAFLSDVSNAVSQQVDRWRQRVTEAALRYRGEGFHTARLDAILAEEIAVDPAEALAAFDADVSALRQLQDELEIVAPSLLVETVLHDPDRVAEAELLVVEAREAGDPLPGPSPRYALAQFAEGPSSRPVVEAIRQAAAAPGQRYNPLVIVGRPGVGKTHLLHAFAHALRAAGLTRVAVFDGKEFVDGLVTALGSGSIGRWRQRLRRCQALLIDDVSAVAGKERSQEELYQLYNIMLEAGLQMAFTAPAAPAQLPGIEPRLATRLSGGLVLELGAPDREARIFEVERLLGGGPAPVDPDLVDFVASRPAASLREVQQLVQRLIGAAEDRQTPLTVELARTLLDGTATPSSRPHRRGSGLLAPGSGAIRSREKMIATWPDIAERMLEEWS; this is encoded by the coding sequence ATGCTGAATCCCCACGCGCGGTTTGCCTCATTCGTCGTCGGATCGTCCAATCGACTGGCGGCGACCGCGGCGAAGGCGGTGGCGGAGGCGCCGGGGGCCGCGTATAACCCGCTCTTTTTCTACGCGCGGCCGGGTCTCGGCAAGACGCACCTGCTTACCGCGATCGGCCACGAAGCGCAGTCGATCGACGCGGCGCGGATCGTCGAATACGTCACGGTCGACGATTTCGTCGAGGCGTATCACGCGGCGCTCGCCGCGGGGCAGGCCGAGGCATATCGACGCCGCTTCACCGAAGCCCATCTCGTCCTCGTCGACGATGCGCAGCTGCTGAGTGACCAGCGAGAGTTGCAATCGGAATTGCTGCGGCTCATCGACCTGTTGATGGCGGCCGACCGGCAGATCGTCCTGGCCAGCGACCGACCGCCCGAAGAGATCCAGTCGCTCGATGAACGATTGATCCGCCGTTTTGCCGGCGGCCTCGTCATCGACATCGGGGCGCCGGATTACGAGACGCGCCTCGCGATTCTGTCGCGCCGCGCCGGCGAACGGCAGATCGAGTTCTTTCCGGAGGTCCTCGCGGCCGTAGCCGAGCTGCGAATCGGGACCGTCCGCGAGCTGCTCGGAGCGCTCAATCGGCTCATCGCCCAGCAGGCGGTGGCATCGTCGCCGATCACCGCCGACGAAGCGCGGCGTGTCCTCGCGACCCTCGGGCATCACGAGCCGCCGGGCGCCGTCGCACCAGCAAGTCCGTCTGCCGGCACTGTCGCCACGCAGCGGTCGAGCGGCGCGCCGGAGGGACGGCCGCCCGCGGCGCGCGGCGATACGATGGACGGCGAATTCGATGCGTTCCTTTCCGATGTATCGAACGCCGTGTCGCAGCAGGTCGATCGCTGGCGGCAGCGCGTCACCGAGGCCGCGCTCAGGTATCGCGGAGAGGGATTTCACACCGCGCGGCTCGACGCCATCCTCGCCGAAGAAATTGCGGTCGATCCGGCGGAAGCGCTGGCGGCGTTCGATGCTGATGTGAGCGCACTGCGCCAGTTGCAGGACGAGCTCGAGATCGTGGCACCATCGCTCCTGGTCGAAACCGTGCTGCACGATCCCGACCGGGTCGCCGAGGCAGAGCTGCTGGTGGTTGAGGCGCGCGAAGCAGGGGATCCACTGCCGGGCCCGTCGCCGCGCTATGCGCTGGCGCAATTCGCCGAAGGTCCGTCGAGCCGGCCCGTCGTCGAGGCGATTCGCCAGGCCGCGGCCGCGCCGGGCCAGCGATACAACCCGCTGGTGATCGTCGGCCGCCCCGGGGTCGGCAAGACCCACCTGCTGCACGCGTTTGCTCACGCGTTGCGCGCGGCGGGATTGACGCGGGTCGCGGTCTTCGACGGCAAGGAATTTGTCGACGGCCTGGTGACGGCGCTCGGCAGCGGGTCGATCGGGCGGTGGCGCCAGCGGCTGCGCCGCTGTCAGGCGCTGCTGATCGACGATGTCAGCGCGGTGGCGGGGAAGGAACGCAGCCAGGAAGAGCTGTATCAGCTCTACAACATCATGCTCGAGGCCGGCCTGCAGATGGCGTTCACCGCGCCGGCCGCCCCCGCGCAGCTCCCCGGCATCGAACCGCGCCTTGCGACGCGTCTCTCCGGAGGGCTGGTCCTCGAGCTCGGTGCGCCCGACCGCGAAGCGCGGATCTTCGAGGTTGAACGGCTGCTCGGCGGAGGGCCGGCGCCGGTCGATCCCGACCTCGTCGACTTCGTGGCGTCGCGCCCCGCCGCCTCACTGCGCGAGGTGCAGCAACTCGTCCAGCGCCTGATCGGCGCCGCGGAGGATCGCCAGACCCCGCTCACGGTCGAGCTGGCGCGCACGCTGCTCGACGGCACCGCGACGCCGTCCTCGCGCCCGCATCGGCGCGGCAGCGGACTGCTGGCGCCGGGAAGCGGTGCGATCCGCTCGCGTGAGAAGATGATTGCGACGTGGCCCGATATCGCCGAACGCATGCTCGAGGAGTGGAGCTGA
- a CDS encoding GTPase domain-containing protein, with protein MARLDTDRQEIAATLVVYGAPQSGKTTILHCIQDRVAPERRGAFTPLGTDVSVAPLLDWLPLDLGTIGGWRVRVHLYAVPDQRHADATRRLILADTDAVLFAADSQAGRLTENITALASLRENLDDHDGHPRTVPIVFLQTKRDLPEELLLTPASLDAELNPEGQPSFPCSPLRGDGVLEALHAAIMLMMRQLAPARARSR; from the coding sequence GTGGCGCGCCTCGATACCGACCGTCAGGAGATCGCCGCGACGCTGGTGGTGTATGGCGCGCCGCAATCCGGGAAGACGACGATCCTCCACTGCATTCAGGATCGCGTCGCGCCCGAGCGCCGCGGCGCTTTCACGCCGCTCGGCACCGACGTGTCGGTGGCGCCGCTTCTCGACTGGCTTCCGCTCGATCTCGGAACCATCGGAGGATGGCGCGTGCGCGTGCACCTCTACGCCGTTCCCGATCAACGCCACGCCGACGCCACGCGCCGCCTGATTCTCGCCGACACCGACGCGGTGCTCTTCGCGGCGGATTCGCAGGCAGGACGCCTCACCGAAAACATCACCGCACTCGCGTCGCTGCGGGAGAATCTCGACGATCACGACGGCCATCCGCGGACGGTCCCGATCGTCTTCCTGCAGACGAAGCGCGACCTGCCGGAAGAGTTGCTGCTCACGCCGGCTTCGCTCGACGCCGAACTCAATCCGGAAGGCCAGCCAAGCTTTCCCTGTTCGCCGCTTCGGGGCGATGGGGTCCTCGAAGCGCTCCACGCGGCGATCATGCTGATGATGCGGCAACTCGCGCCGGCACGCGCCCGGTCGCGCTGA
- a CDS encoding roadblock/LC7 domain-containing protein encodes MTAAPWDAAMREVTGIPGVRGALVISSDDGLIVAETAMDDLATADVAALAAAIIARAGRATSSVDGSAPTSVQFVAEGGAIFAVAGVVPLWLVAVARPDAELGRLRVLLRDFAGALG; translated from the coding sequence GTGACGGCTGCCCCATGGGATGCGGCGATGCGCGAGGTGACCGGAATTCCCGGTGTCCGCGGCGCGCTGGTCATTTCGTCCGACGACGGGCTGATCGTCGCCGAAACCGCGATGGACGATCTCGCGACAGCGGATGTTGCCGCACTCGCTGCCGCCATCATCGCGCGCGCCGGCCGCGCGACCTCCAGCGTGGACGGATCGGCGCCGACGTCGGTGCAGTTCGTCGCGGAGGGTGGTGCGATCTTCGCCGTCGCGGGCGTGGTGCCGCTCTGGCTCGTGGCGGTCGCGCGACCCGACGCGGAACTCGGCCGGTTGCGCGTGCTGTTGCGAGACTTCGCGGGTGCCCTCGGCTGA
- a CDS encoding DUF4388 domain-containing protein, which yields MHGPLSEIGLIEVLQLLERGKRSGVLRVSRSDVDPPCLLRITDGAIVAVEPDAGDEATRRALIDRHVITSTDARDDAEVLRRPRARAMRTRLAHRAITAMLHWHRGRFDFQETAPADGALSISTDDLVFALVAAETRRVELAPVLDEFHVVPAFVPADQLAAGAVPALVPLDWRILDRVDGVRDLSELAAALDEPLEEVAERIQSLCAATILELRPARSNPLLAARMALEARRYEEAARLLRDRLAAHPHDAESWRALGLAEIGAGRFEDAIDAWRSWQQDEPDRRDEATALMQAARTMMEALRDARD from the coding sequence ATGCACGGACCATTGAGCGAGATCGGTCTGATCGAGGTCCTGCAGCTGCTCGAACGCGGCAAGCGCAGCGGTGTGCTGCGCGTCAGCCGAAGCGACGTCGATCCGCCGTGCCTGCTGCGGATCACCGACGGGGCGATCGTGGCGGTCGAACCGGATGCCGGTGACGAGGCGACTCGCCGGGCATTGATCGATCGTCACGTCATCACATCGACCGATGCGCGCGACGATGCGGAGGTCCTGCGGCGTCCGCGGGCGCGCGCGATGCGGACGCGGCTGGCGCACCGCGCGATCACGGCGATGCTGCACTGGCATCGCGGGCGATTCGATTTCCAGGAGACCGCGCCGGCCGATGGTGCGCTCTCGATCTCGACCGACGACCTCGTCTTCGCGCTGGTCGCGGCCGAAACCCGCCGCGTCGAGCTGGCGCCGGTCCTCGATGAATTCCACGTGGTGCCGGCGTTCGTCCCGGCCGATCAACTGGCGGCGGGCGCGGTGCCGGCACTGGTGCCGCTTGACTGGCGCATTCTGGATCGCGTGGACGGGGTTCGCGATCTCTCGGAGCTTGCTGCGGCGCTCGACGAACCACTGGAAGAGGTGGCCGAGCGGATTCAGTCGCTCTGCGCCGCCACTATACTTGAGCTGCGACCGGCACGGAGCAACCCGCTGCTGGCAGCACGGATGGCGCTCGAGGCTCGACGGTACGAAGAAGCGGCGCGGCTCCTTCGCGACCGTCTCGCGGCGCATCCGCACGACGCCGAGTCGTGGCGCGCGCTCGGGCTGGCCGAGATCGGGGCCGGTCGCTTCGAAGATGCCATCGACGCGTGGCGCAGCTGGCAACAGGACGAACCGGATCGCCGCGACGAGGCGACGGCATTGATGCAGGCGGCCCGGACCATGATGGAGGCGCTTCGCGACGCCCGTGACTGA
- a CDS encoding tetratricopeptide repeat protein, whose protein sequence is MPGERAQDLLIVAALSRRLARAGATTLNNFAWFAARRGEHATALDAARRAVAMPDAPASAIRALERLAAGRTDGILLAADDESPSDRRPTGNPLAAAVAAHRQQESAVAEACYRAAIEDPEVATQAWNGLAVLHEQRHERVAADAAWDRALAAHSSAAAHNRALAMLRRGFPHRARAVLAPRLDRSPIEPQLHFLAGYAALADQDPAQALPLLAAAAAADPDSARAHFTLGLAFERMGMHGDALAAIRRALLISPWYLPQVWLLERDAAGTLVELPAESGDGESASHTDEVLLTLGRSLLQTAHLGEALAVFDQVLAHQPSQTAALFHRGVVLAKLRRYDEAFDDWATVGRVDPAGDLGLASRRHARSARQLATLFAGA, encoded by the coding sequence GTGCCGGGCGAGCGGGCGCAGGATCTGCTGATCGTGGCGGCACTCAGCCGTCGACTTGCTCGTGCCGGTGCCACGACCCTCAACAATTTCGCCTGGTTCGCCGCGCGCCGCGGCGAGCACGCCACGGCGCTCGATGCCGCGCGGCGCGCCGTCGCGATGCCGGACGCGCCCGCATCCGCGATCCGCGCCCTCGAACGGCTCGCCGCCGGGCGCACCGACGGGATCCTCCTCGCGGCGGACGACGAGTCACCGAGCGATCGGCGGCCCACCGGAAATCCGCTTGCCGCAGCGGTTGCCGCCCATCGGCAGCAGGAATCCGCGGTGGCGGAAGCGTGCTACCGCGCGGCGATCGAAGATCCGGAGGTTGCCACGCAGGCGTGGAACGGGCTCGCGGTCCTGCACGAGCAGCGACACGAACGCGTCGCAGCAGACGCCGCGTGGGATCGGGCGCTCGCGGCGCACTCGTCGGCTGCCGCGCACAACCGTGCGCTGGCGATGTTGCGGCGTGGGTTTCCGCATCGCGCCCGGGCCGTGCTCGCCCCGCGACTCGACCGATCGCCAATCGAACCGCAGCTGCATTTTCTCGCCGGCTACGCGGCGCTGGCGGACCAGGATCCGGCCCAGGCTTTGCCGCTGCTGGCCGCTGCCGCTGCGGCAGATCCCGATTCGGCGCGGGCGCACTTCACTCTTGGCCTCGCCTTCGAGCGGATGGGAATGCACGGCGACGCGCTCGCTGCCATCCGCCGGGCATTGCTCATCTCTCCATGGTATTTGCCACAAGTCTGGTTGCTCGAGCGCGATGCCGCTGGAACCCTGGTCGAGCTCCCGGCCGAGAGCGGCGACGGCGAGTCGGCGTCGCACACCGACGAGGTGCTCCTGACCCTCGGGCGATCACTGCTGCAGACTGCGCACCTCGGCGAAGCGCTCGCAGTGTTCGATCAGGTCCTGGCCCATCAGCCGTCACAGACCGCCGCGCTCTTCCACCGCGGGGTCGTGCTGGCAAAGCTGCGACGCTACGACGAAGCGTTTGATGACTGGGCCACCGTGGGCCGGGTTGATCCCGCGGGTGATCTCGGTCTGGCCAGCCGCCGCCACGCACGATCGGCGCGGCAACTCGCCACGCTCTTCGCGGGGGCCTGA
- a CDS encoding chemotaxis protein CheC, translating to MTSTPNDIEALRHDGLREVATIGAGHAATALSQLTDQRIMISVPSVRRVHFGEVPTMVRAFGDHVAVVAMRMLGDLTGRALLTFGEYDATRLCDLILRRPPGPPRALGELEQSGLKEVGNIVCSAYLTALSNFMGMMLLPSVPSLTIGPTAQAIGSTADPREAPGDLVFCVDTSFRAEGTGEPLTGAFLLMPDQASIRAILEAIRIE from the coding sequence ATGACCTCGACTCCGAACGACATCGAAGCGCTCCGGCACGACGGCCTGCGCGAAGTCGCGACGATCGGCGCGGGGCACGCCGCGACCGCACTCTCGCAGCTCACCGATCAGCGCATCATGATCTCGGTGCCCAGCGTGCGCCGGGTGCACTTCGGTGAAGTGCCGACGATGGTGCGCGCCTTCGGCGATCATGTCGCGGTCGTCGCCATGCGAATGCTCGGCGATCTCACCGGCCGGGCGTTGCTCACCTTCGGAGAGTACGACGCCACGCGGTTGTGCGACCTGATTCTCCGGCGCCCTCCCGGGCCGCCGCGCGCCCTCGGCGAGCTCGAGCAGTCGGGGCTCAAGGAGGTCGGCAACATCGTCTGCTCGGCATATCTCACCGCCCTGAGCAACTTCATGGGGATGATGCTCCTGCCGTCGGTCCCTTCGCTGACGATCGGACCGACGGCGCAGGCGATCGGATCGACCGCCGATCCGAGGGAGGCGCCAGGCGATCTGGTGTTCTGCGTCGATACATCGTTCCGCGCCGAAGGGACCGGTGAGCCCCTGACCGGTGCCTTCCTGTTGATGCCTGACCAGGCATCGATTCGCGCGATTCTCGAGGCGATCCGGATCGAGTGA
- a CDS encoding chemotaxis protein CheW gives MTDPRRARYVALFASETRSLLSGARRALDLWIDTPAEREPAEEIFRALHTVKGMAASLEFAAATDLVHATETRLSDVRRGGQVATPAWLRAFAIELDEVTLACEAAIASSEVADTESAAPVRGARIVRVDLDRLDALLGDLGALVTARQELERRAQIDPFSTISQAALRMARRLDTLQSRILDVRLAPLAEVFERVPPMVRDLARQLGREVQVQITGEGLEVDRAILDQLADPLLHLMRNAVDHGIETMDERRAAGKRPAGRITVVARRDGDAVVVEVGDDGRGIDRDAVARRAREMGMLDSRAVLTDDGLLSVLERPGFSTASQVTEVSGRGVGLDVVVARLREMGASLSLSTVPGRGTIFGIRLPTRLGIVRALVTSIGSERYVMPLTHVVELVAAEAGSIGQQDGRAVLFVRGDALPIVDLRRLLQYRGDDPPQHRPVVVVEANGQRVALLADAVHGQVDAVVQPIDRPAGMARWITGATVLDDGLPALMMDLASVV, from the coding sequence ATGACCGATCCGCGCCGCGCACGTTACGTCGCTCTCTTCGCGTCGGAGACGCGGTCGCTGCTGAGCGGCGCACGTCGCGCGCTCGACCTGTGGATCGACACACCCGCCGAGCGTGAGCCGGCCGAGGAGATCTTCCGCGCGCTGCACACGGTCAAGGGGATGGCGGCATCGCTGGAGTTTGCGGCCGCGACCGACCTGGTTCACGCGACGGAAACGCGGCTGAGCGATGTTCGCCGCGGCGGCCAGGTGGCGACACCGGCGTGGCTGCGCGCCTTCGCGATCGAGCTCGATGAAGTGACGCTCGCATGCGAAGCGGCAATTGCATCGAGCGAGGTGGCCGATACCGAATCAGCTGCACCGGTACGGGGTGCACGAATCGTTCGCGTCGATCTCGATCGGCTCGACGCACTGCTCGGAGATCTCGGCGCGCTCGTGACGGCGCGGCAGGAGCTCGAGCGGCGAGCACAAATCGACCCGTTCTCGACGATCTCGCAGGCGGCGCTCCGGATGGCCCGGCGGCTCGACACGCTGCAATCGCGCATCCTCGACGTCCGCCTGGCGCCGCTCGCCGAAGTGTTCGAGCGCGTGCCGCCGATGGTTCGGGATCTGGCGCGTCAGCTCGGTCGCGAAGTGCAGGTGCAGATCACCGGCGAGGGGCTCGAAGTCGACCGCGCGATTCTCGATCAACTCGCCGATCCGTTGCTGCACCTGATGCGCAACGCGGTGGACCACGGGATCGAGACGATGGACGAGCGGCGCGCGGCAGGGAAACGCCCCGCCGGGCGGATCACGGTCGTCGCGCGCCGCGACGGTGACGCGGTGGTGGTCGAGGTCGGTGACGACGGGCGCGGAATCGATCGTGACGCTGTCGCGCGCCGTGCCCGGGAGATGGGGATGCTCGACAGTCGCGCCGTGCTGACCGACGACGGGCTGCTCTCGGTGCTGGAGCGACCGGGATTCAGCACCGCGTCGCAGGTCACCGAGGTGTCGGGACGCGGTGTCGGGCTCGACGTGGTCGTCGCGCGGCTGCGCGAAATGGGCGCGTCCCTCTCGCTGTCGACGGTGCCGGGCCGGGGGACGATCTTCGGCATCCGGCTTCCGACGCGACTCGGCATCGTGCGGGCACTGGTGACCAGCATCGGGTCGGAGCGGTATGTGATGCCGCTGACGCATGTGGTGGAATTGGTGGCGGCGGAAGCCGGATCGATCGGACAGCAGGATGGCCGAGCGGTGCTCTTCGTTCGCGGCGACGCACTGCCGATCGTCGACCTGCGTCGCTTGCTGCAGTATCGCGGCGACGATCCGCCGCAGCATCGCCCGGTGGTCGTGGTCGAGGCCAACGGCCAGCGCGTGGCGCTCCTCGCCGATGCGGTGCACGGCCAGGTCGACGCCGTGGTGCAACCGATCGATCGGCCGGCGGGGATGGCACGATGGATTACCGGTGCGACGGTGCTGGATGACGGTTTGCCGGCGCTGATGATGGACCTGGCGAGCGTGGTATGA
- a CDS encoding response regulator, whose protein sequence is MAHRILICDDAIFMRTMIADILSGAGYDVVGEAESGLQAVDRYKVLKPDLVTMDIVMPDMGGIDAVRAIVAADPAARILMCSAMGQQALVVEAIQAGAKDFVVKPFQPARVLEAVQRVLGG, encoded by the coding sequence GTGGCGCACCGGATCCTGATCTGCGACGATGCGATCTTCATGCGAACGATGATCGCCGACATCCTGAGCGGTGCCGGCTATGACGTGGTCGGCGAGGCGGAAAGCGGCCTGCAGGCGGTCGACCGCTACAAGGTGCTCAAGCCCGATCTCGTCACGATGGATATCGTGATGCCCGACATGGGCGGCATCGATGCGGTCCGCGCGATCGTCGCGGCCGATCCGGCGGCCAGGATCCTGATGTGCAGCGCGATGGGCCAGCAGGCGCTGGTGGTGGAAGCGATCCAGGCCGGCGCCAAGGACTTCGTGGTCAAGCCGTTTCAGCCGGCGCGGGTGCTCGAAGCGGTTCAGCGCGTACTGGGTGGATGA
- a CDS encoding chemotaxis protein CheW codes for MTEGGLRVGGLVVQMAGSRWYIPVVSVIEVLRDARMVRVPGGAQAVRGMANHRGRILVVADAVRALELGGGGATGSEIVVVEWEGRRFGLVADAVVELVGEARTGLAEIDLGRIASAIFA; via the coding sequence ATGACTGAGGGGGGACTGCGGGTCGGCGGCCTCGTGGTGCAGATGGCCGGATCGCGTTGGTACATCCCGGTCGTCAGCGTGATCGAGGTCCTGCGCGACGCGCGGATGGTGCGGGTGCCCGGGGGAGCCCAGGCCGTTCGGGGGATGGCCAATCACCGCGGCCGGATCCTGGTGGTCGCCGACGCGGTGCGGGCGCTCGAGCTTGGCGGCGGTGGTGCCACCGGCTCCGAGATCGTGGTGGTGGAATGGGAGGGCCGCCGGTTCGGTCTGGTCGCCGACGCCGTGGTGGAATTGGTCGGGGAGGCTCGCACGGGCCTTGCAGAAATTGACCTGGGCCGGATCGCATCCGCGATTTTCGCCTGA